TTCGAGGAGCACCTCATGAACGCCACGCTCGCCTGCGTCCTCGCCCTGGCCGCGGGAACGTACGTCTTCCGGCTCGCCGGGCCCGTCCTGCACGGACGCGTCGAACTCCCCGCCCGCTTCCAGGAGATGCTGACCGTGGGCGCCACCGTGCTGCTCGTCGCGCTGCTCGCCACCGGTGCGCTCACCGAGGGGCAGGGCTTCGCGGGGTGGGCGAGGCCCGCCGGGGTGCTGGCCGGCGGGGTGCTCGCCTGGCGCAGGGCGCCGTTCGCCGTGGTCGTGGTGGGCGCGGCGGCGACGACGGCGCTGCTGCGGCTGGCCGGGGTGCGGTAGCCGTCGGCGCCCGTTCCTACCGGGGCGCGTGCCCCCGCTCGTACAGCTCCTCCACCACCTGCGCGTACCGCTCCGTCACCGCCTTCCTGCGCACCTTCAGGCTCGGTGTGAGCAGGCCGTCCTCCACCGTGAAGTCGCCTTCCAGGACGGTGAAGTCGCGGATGCGGGCGGGGCGGGACGCCGTGGCGTTGGCGGCGTCCACGGCCTCCTGGACGAGAAGGCGTACGCGCGGGTCGCGGGAGACGGGGACGGTCAGTGTCACACCTGCGCGCTCCGCCCATCCCGCGACCTCCTCCGCGTCCAGGGTGACGAGCGCGACCGGGTAGGGCCGGTGGTCGCCGACCATCACCGCGCGGGAGACGAACCGCGAGGCCTGGATGGCGAGTTCGGTCAGGGAGGGGGTGAGGTTCTTGCCGCCCGAGGTGATGATGAGGTCCTTCTTGCGGCCGGTGATCGTGAGATACCCGTCGGCGTCGAGCGCGCCCAGGTCACCCGTGTGCAGCCAGCCTTCGGCGTCGAGCACATCACGGGTGGCCCCGGGGTTGTCGTGGTAGCCCGGGAAGACCATGGCGCCACGGGCCAGGACCTCCCCGTCGTCGGCGATGCGGAGTTCGACGCCGTCGACCGGCCGGCCGACGGTCCCGTACCGCACCGCCCCCGGGTGGTTGAGGGTGAGGACGCCCGCCGACTCCGTCATCCCGTACCCCTCGTAGAACGCGATGCCGCAGGCCCGCAGGAAGTCGACGGTGTCCGGCGCGATGGGCGCGCCGCCGGTCAGCGCCCACCGGACCCGGCCGCCGAGCGCCTGCCTGACCAGGCTGTAGAGGGCCTTGTCGGCCGCTTCGTGCGCGTCCCGCAGCTCGTCGGGGAGCTCGCCATCGGCGGCGAGGACCCCGATGCGGACCGCCTCCTCGAACCGTTCGCGCCCGCCTTCCTCCGCCTCGGCCAGCGACAGCACCACGGACCGCACCTTCTCGAACAACCGCGGCACGGACGGCAGATGCGTGGGCCGTGCCTCGGCGAGTTCCGCGACGACGTCCTCGATGCGCCCGCCGAAGTAGGTGAGCGTGCCGCCCTCGACGAGCGTCATGAACTCGATGAGCTGGGCCAGGAGGTGGGCGAGCGGCAGATACAGGTACGTGGACTCGCCGGGACCGCCGTCCACGAGCGGCACGGTGGCGGCCTGCACGGCCAGCAGGTTGCCGTGCGTGAGCAGACAGCCCTTGGGCGGCCCCGTGGTGCCCGACGTGTAGATGATGGTGGCCAGGTCCGCGGCGGAGCGCGCGGAGGCCCGTGCCAACAGCTCGTCCGGTGAGCCGAGTTCGGCGGGCGGGTCCGTCATGAGCAGTACGTGCCGCAGGGCCGGGAGCCGGTCCCGCAGCCGTTCGACCTTCGCCGCCCGGTCCGCGTCCTCGCAGATGACGACCTCCGCGCCCGAGTCCGACAGGACCCACGCGACCTCGTCGTCACCGGCCGTCGGATAGACCGGCACCACGACGGCGCCCGCCGCGAGGACACCGAAGTGCGTGCAGGTCCACTCGGGCCGCGTCTCGGCGAGGATCCCGACACGGTCCCCGGGACGGACCCCGAGCGCGAGCAGCGCCCGGCCCATCCGGCGTGCGGCGTCGCGCAGCTCCTCGTACGACATCTCGGCCCACTCCCCGTCGCGCCGGAAGCGCAGGGCGGGCAGACCGGTGTGGCGCTCCGCCGCCCACTCCGCGAGGAGCGCCAGGGTGCCGGGCAGTTCGGACGGCTTCACGGGGTCCTTCCGCGTCTGCTGCATGCGTACGACGCTAAGGAGCGCGCCCGGCCGCGGGGATGACGCGAAACGTCAGCACCACTGGCCGGGGCGCTCAGCCGTTCTCGGAACGCGGTGTTCTGGGTCGGACCTCCCGGCGCTAACGTCGTGGCATGGCCAGGCGGACGATCACCGTGCACCACGTACGGGCCGTGCTGCGCGGCGCCGAGCGGCACGGCGTGGACACGGTGCCGCTGTTGCGGGGAGCGCAGATTCCGCCGCTCCTGCTCGGGGACGACCGGGCGCGGGTCACCGCGCCCCAGTTCGCCCGGCTCTTCCGTGAGCTGTACCGGGCGACGCAGGACGAGTTCCTCGGTCTCGGCTCCGCCGTCAGCAGGCCGGGGACGTTCGCGATGATGTGCCAGGCCGCGCTGGGCTGCCGTGATCTGGGCGCGGCCGTCGAGCGGGGCGCGACGTTCTACGGACTGTTCCCCGGCGGCCCCGACCTCGTCCTCGAACGGCGCGGCGACGAGGCCGTGTTCGGCGTGCGCAGCGACCTCGAACAGGACTACTTCCTCGCCGAGTGCCTCGTCATCATCTGGCACCGGCTGTGCAGCTGGCTGATCGGGCGCCGCATCCCGCTGCGCTGGGCCGAGTTCGGGCATCCGCCGCCCCCGCACAAGGACGAGTACGAGCTGCTCTTCGGGTGCCCCGTGCGGTTCGGCGCCGAGCGGACCGGCGCGGGCTTCGACCCGCACTGGCTCGACGCGCCGCTCGTCAGGGACGAGGACGCGCTCGACGAGATGCTGCGCCGGGCCCCCTTCGAGCTCCTCAGCCGCCGCGAGTACGGCACGACCGTCGCCGAGCAGGTGCGCCGCGTCCTCGCCCGGGCGCTGCGCTCATCGCCGCGGCTGCCCTCCCTCGGCGAGATCGCGGCGCGGCTCGCGGTGAGCCCGGCGACGCTGCGCCGCAGGCTCGCCCAGGAGTCCACGTCGTACCAGCGGCTGAAGGACGCGGTGCGGCGCGACGCGGCGATCGCGGGTCTGGTGGAGGGCCGCGAGCCGATCGCCGAGCTCGCGGCCCGGCTCGGATTCTCCGAGGACACCGCGTTCCACCGGGCGTTCCGACGCTGGACGGGCACGACACCGGGTGCCTACCGCACGGAGACGGAACGCCCGCCCGGAGCCCCGCCCTACGACTCCTCGTCGGACGCCTTCCCCTCCGGTGGCGGGCCGTCCGGCGGCGGGGGCGCGTCCGACGGGGGCTCCGAGGAGGCGCCGCGCGGCTGAGACCGCACGGCGTCGAACCGGGCGCCGTTGACCGCCGCGCCGTCGCCGGACACCGTCGTCTCCCCCTCCCGCTTGCCGAGCCGCCTGCTCGTGCGGCCGAGGGCGATCAGGACGGTGATCAGCGAGGCGGACGTGGACTCCATGCGGCGGGTGTGGCGGACGGCCTCCTCGTACGCGGCGTGGGCCTGCGGCAGCATGTCCTGCGCGTCGTAGACGTCCCCCATGTCCTTGAGCACGGACGCGTACCAGCCGGGGTCGGACGCGCCGTCGATCAGGGCGAGCACCGCCTGGCAGGAGGCCACGGCGTCGGCATAGGCCCCCTCGACGCCCATGCGGCCCAGCTCTTCGTAGGTGAGGGCCATGTTGTGCAGGACCGCGGCGCGCCGCTCGGTGTCCCCGATCTTCGGTACCTCCGCGGCGAGTTGCTCGAGAATGTCCCGCGCCTCGGACCGCTCGCCCATCGCGACCAGCGTGTTGGCGAGGGCCGTCATCGTCGTGGCGAGGTCGCTCGGATTGTCGGCCCGCTGCTTGTACGAGACGGCCTGCCGGAAGTACTCGACGGCCTCCTTGAGGTCGTGGGCGTCGCGGTAGGTGTCGGCGATGTCGTGCAGGATGATGCCGTAGACGCCCGGCGACTCCTCGGGGTCGGTCAGCCCGCGCGCCTCGTGGAAGCAGGCGAGGGCCTGTTCCAGACGGGCGGGCCGCGACTGGCTGGTCTCTTCCGGCATGGCGGTTCTCCGTTCGGGGTCGGATGGTGGGGTCCTGCTTCCGTCCCGGTGCGTCCGTGTTCGCCCGCGGCGCCCGGCCTCGCGGATGCTGCGCTGGACCAGTCGGCGGACGCGTACGGCCTGATGGGGGACCCCGGGGGTGTGGTCGGCGGAGGATGCCGCCGGGGTCGGGCAGCGTCCCGCGGGCGAGCAGGGGGCTCGCGAGGCCGCGCGGGCGCGGTGCGGGCCGTGCCGGGTGAACGGCCCGGTGCCCACCGGCCCGCTCAGCCCTCGGCCGCCGGCGCCGTCATGGCGTCGTCGAGCATGCGCCACACCCCCATCGCGTCCGGGCCCCGCGGCTCCCCCTCTGGGAACGTAGCGCCGAGACGGCGGCCTGGATACCTGCGAGCCGAGGTCAACGAAGGTGAGCGTCCCGGTCATCCCGGCGATTACCCGCCGGTCTCTACGGTCGTTGACAGAACACCCCTGCCCCTGAGGAAAGTTGGGAGAGCCGCATGCACACACGTACCAGCGCCAGAGCGTGGGCCGTGGTGGCCGCGCTCGGCCTGTCGGCCATCACCCCGCTCACCGCGGCGCACGCCGCCGCCGTACCCACCGGCACCCCCACGACCACCGAGACCCCCGCGAAAGCCGCGTCCCCCGGCGACATCGTGTCCTCCGAACCCAGCAGCTTCCACCCGCTCCCCGGCCAGCCGACCGACACCAGGGCCTGGAAGATCCACTACCGCTCGACCACGGCCAAGGGCGAGCCGAACACCGTCTCGGGCACGGTCATCGTGCCCCAGGACGGCAGGAAGGGCCCCCGCCCCCTGATCACGTACGCCGTGGGGACCGTCGGGGTCGGCGACCACTGCGCCCCCAGCGCGGGCTTCCCCAAGGGCACCACCGTGGAGGCCAACCTCATCCAGCAGCTCACCCTGCGGGGCTGGGCGGTCGCCGTCACCGACTACGAAGGCCTCGGCACACCGGGCGACCACACGTACACCGTGGGCCGCGCCGAGGGGCAGGCCGTGCTGGACGCCGCCCGCGCCGCGATCCGCCTGCCCGAGGCGGGTCTCGGCAAGGACACGCCGGTCGGCATCATGGGCTACTCGCAGGGCGGCCAGGCCTCGTCGTGGGCGGCCGAGCTGCACGGTTCGTACGCTCCCGAGCTCGACGTCAAGGGCACGGCGACCGGCGGCGTACCCGGTGACCTGCTGAAGGTCGCGAAGTTCAACGACGGCCTGTACGGGTCGGGCCTGATCTTCATGGCGGCGATCGGCCAGAACGCGGCCTTCCCCGAGCTGAAGCTCGACTCCTACCTCAACTCCAAGGGCAGGACGCTCATCGGCGCCCTGCGCAACTCCTGCGTCGCGGACGGCTCGGTGCTCGGCTCGTTCAAGACGATCGCGTCCATGACGACGAAGAACCCCCTCGACCAGCCCGACTGGAAGCAGCGCCTGACCGAGTCCCGGGTCGGGTCGGCACGGCCGGACGCGCCCGTGTACCAGTACCACGCGCTCGGCGACGAGCTCATCCCGTACGCCGTGGGCAAGCAGGTCCGCAAGGAATGGTGCGGGCGGGGCGCGAACGTCGAGTGGCACACGGTGCCGGTCGGTGAGCACGTCAGCGGCGTGATCACGCAGTCGCCGCTCGCCGCGCAGTGGCTGGCGGACCGGTTCGCGGGCAAGGAGGCGCGCGGCAACTGCTGAGCCGCGTTCCGACACACGGGCGGAGCGGAAAAGGATTGGGCCCGGTGGCGAAGTCCCCCTAGGATCTTGAGGTTTGCACGACTTCGAGAACCCGGGGGGAATTCTCGTCATGCTCATCGCGCCCACGGCTCTGTCCCTGGCCATGCTGGCCCTGTTCGTCCTGGCGATGAAGGCGTCGGACGCGGCGCCGCACCGCGGCGGGGCGGAGTCCGGCGCCTAACCCGACGGCCCCGGCAGCCCCGGAGGCCCCGGACGCCCCGGACGCCCCGGAAAGGGAGCCGCCCGATGACCGCACGCACCACGCCCCGCCCGCCGTCCGACGCGCCCTCGCCCGCGTCCGCGCCCGCCCCGACGGCCACGCCGCCGCTGACGCCGCCGCCCGAGGACCCCTCGCACGGGGATCCGGCCCCCGGCCCCGACTTCATCACGCCGGTGGACAACGTCTTCGTCCGCAGTCACCTCGGCGGCTTCCCCGACATCGACGCCGCGGCCTGGACCCTGACGGTCGAGGGCCTGGTGGAACGCCCCCTGCGCCTGGACCTCGCGACGCTCCGCGCCATCCCGGCGGACCAACTCACCGCCGTCCACGAGTGCTTCGGCAGCCCGCTGCGGCCCGAGACGCCGACGCGCGCGGTGACGAACATCGAGTGGACGGGCCTGCCCCTCGCCGCCCTCCTGGACCGCGCGGGCCCGCTGCCCACCGCCCGGCACGTGCTGTTCGAGGGTGCCGACACCGGCTCCTTCCACGGCGAGGACGGCCTCTCGTACGTGAAGGACCTCCCCCTGGAGACCGCGCGCCGCGATGTGTTCCTCGCCCACGGCATGAACGGCGAGCCGCTGCGCGTCCGGCACGGGTATCCGCTGCGGGCCGTGGTCCCGCGGATGTTCGGCACGAACTCGGTGAAGTGGCTGACCCGGATCGTGCTGACGGACGAACGCCCGGAGCACATGTTCACGACGACCTTCTACACGCGGACGCTTCCGGGGCACGACACCCCGCAGCCGGTGCGCGCGCTGGACGTCAACAGCAAGATCCTCTCCCCCGACGCGGAAGCCGAACTCCCCTACACCGGCTGGGCGTTCAGAGGCCGCGCCTGGAGCACGACAGAGGTCGTCCGCCTCGACCTCTCCTTCGACGGCGGCCCGTGGGAGCCCGCCACCCTCGACGTCCCCGGCGGCGACCCGGCCTGGCAGGGTTTCTCCCTGCGCCGCGCGCTGGCGCCGGGCCGGCACACGGTCCGCTCGCGCGCGACGGACGCGGCGGGACGCGTCCAGCCGCCGCCGGGCGCACGGAACTCCGTGCACGAGGTCCGGTTCACGGTGGGCGCTCGCACAAGCCGCAGGCCTCAACGGAACACCGCCCGCCGCTAAGGAGCCACCATCAAGTCCCCCGAGATCACCGAACCGTTACTGCGCACCCTCCTCAAGGAACAGCACCCGGATCTGGCGGATCTGGAGATCCGCCGGGCCGCCAGGGGCTGGGACAACGAACTCTGGCGCCTGGGCGACGACTTGGCGCTGCGCATGCCCCGCACGGAGCGCGCGCCCGGACTCCTGCGCAAGGAGTACCGCTGGCTGCCGGCCATGGCGCCGGGCCTCCCCCTTCCCGTTCCGACACCCCTGCGCTTGGGTGTCCCGTCCACCCGCTTCCCGGAACCGTGGACCGTGGCGGCCTGGGTGCCGGGCACACCGGCGGACCGCACACCGGTCAGCCGCAGCGCCCAGGCCGCGGAAGCCCTCGGCGACTTCCTGCGAACACTGCACGAACCCGCGCCGCCGGGGGCGCCCCCGCACCAGGGCAGGGGCGGCCCACTGCGCCCGCTCGCAGACGACTTCCCCGGCCGGCTCGCGGACCTGTCGCCCGAGGACACCGGCATCGGAACGGACGACGCGCACACCCTCCGCGCCCTCTGGGACGACGCCGTCGCGGCCCCCGCCTGGCAGGGCCCGCCCACCTGGCTGCACTGCGACCTGCACCCCGCGAACGTCGTGGTCGCCGACGGCGCCCTCACCGGAGTGCTCGACTTCGGAGAACTCTGCGCGGGAGACCCGGCGACGGACCTCGGCGCGGCGTGGCTCCTCCTGCCGCAGGGCGCCGCCCCCCGCTTCTTCGAGGCGTACGGCCGCGCCGACCCGGCGATGATCCGCCGGGCCAAGGGCTGGGCGGCCATCCAGTCCCTCGCCCTCATCGACGTCGGCCGCAACGGCGAACGGGGTCTGCCCGGCGGCAAGGTGACCTGGGGGCATGCGGGGCGGGCGACGATTCAGCGGCTGGTCGGTCGGTAGTTCAGGCGTGGTACCGGGCCCGGCGGCCCTCCGTTCCGCCGGGCCCGGTGGTTCACGGGGTCGGGTGGTTCACGGGGCCGGGTGGGCCAGGGTCACGCGGCAGGAGAAGGCCTCGTTGTCCTCCTGGAGGGCGGTGACCGAGATGCTCTGGTGGCCCTTCGGGTAGGCGGCGGGTTCGACGTGGGCGGTGATCAGGCAGGGTGCGTCGAACTCGACGTAGCGGAAGAACGCCGACTCGAAGCGGATCGGGAAGGCGGGCCTGCCCAGCGGGTCCTGGACGGCGTGGGCGGCCTGGCGGGCGGCTTCGAGCAGGAGCATGCCGGGTGCGTGGTCGACGGGGTGGTCGAACAGGATGGGGTGTGTCTGGTCGACGCGCAGTTGCCACTGGTGCGGCTGCGAGGTGGGTGAGAGCACTACGTCGTCGGCGTGGTTCCGGCCCGCCGGGGCGGGCGGTATCGGCGGGGTGAGCGGCGTCGGGGACGTGGCGCCCGGCGCCGTGCCGCGGTCGCCGCGGAGTCTGCGGTAGATCGCCGGGGCGTTGCTGCTGAAGCGGGTGTGCGCGGTTCCCAGGTGCCGGCCGTCGCGGAGGATCTCGATGTCCATCGTGAGGGCGGCGAGGCGGCCGCCGCGCCGGGTGATGTCGCCGCAGGTGATGCGGAGTTCGACGTCCATCGGGCCGCTGTCGAGGACCATCGCGTCGGGCGCGACCTCGAAGGTGAAGTGCTGCCAGATGAGGTGATGGCCGAGCGGCACGTCGTAGAGGGCGTGCGAGATCAGCGGGATGCTCTGCCGCAACGTCTCGGCGAGCAGCATCGGGTCGTGCCGTCCGGTGACGGGCTCGTAGAAGGCGTGGCCGCGCGGCCACCGGGCGGTGACCGTCACCCGGTCCTCGCCCGCGGGCGCCCAGCCGGTCAGCAGCACTTCGGCGCTGACCAGCTTGTGGACGTACTCCTGCGGCACGTCCCGCAGTTGGGTAGCTGGCGTGGTCTGTGCATACGAAACGAGAGTCATGGGTCCCCCCCAGGGATGTGTGATGCCCGATCGAAGTGCGCGGGCTCTGGTCTCCCAGAACCATGACGCGTAAAGTAACGTGCGTTCTTTTTGTTTGTCGAGAGAGGCCGTCCGGATGCCGGAACCGAAGCAGGAGCGGGCCCAGAAGACGCGCGAGGAAATCCTTCGCGCCGCCGCTGAGGTCTTCGACGAACGCGGGTACAGCGGTGCCAGCATGCGGGAGATCATGAACCGCGCCGGTGTGACGCTCGGAGCCGTCTACTTCCACTTCCCCAACAAGGAAGCGCTGGCCCTGGCGGTGATGCGGGCCCAGCCCGCGAGCATCGTGCCCGCCCTGAAGTCGCAGGGCCTCCAGCGCCTGGTGGACATCACGTTCGTGTGGGCGCACAAGCTCCAGACGGACCCGACGCTGCGCGCGGGCGTCCGCCTCACCAGCGAACAGACCGGCTTCGGCCTCGACGACGCCACGCCCTACCGGGAGTGGGCCCGGATCATGGAGGAGTGCCTCACCGACGGCCGCACGGCGGGCGACGTCCGCCCGGACGTCGACGTCCGCACGCTGGCCGAGTTCATCGTCTCCGCGTGTACGGGCCTCCAGGCGTACTCCCTGCTGGCGACCGGCCGCGAGGACCTGCCCGAGCGGACCCGGGCCATGTGGCGGCTGCTCATGCCCGCCATCGCCACGGCGAGCGCCGCCGACAGCATCGACGTGAGCGAGTCGCGGGAGGCCGCGGTCAACGCCTGACGACGGCCCCCTCCTAGGGCCTGTGTCGAAAGTCCCGTCTGCCCGGCGACGCCCGGCACGCACGCTCGCGGCGTTGTCGGGCCCGCCCTCCGGGCGAACGACGGGGCTTCCGACACAGGCCCTAGCACCACATCACTTTCCGACCGATCAGCAGCCAAGGACGTTCCATGCACCAGCACTTCGACCGACTGCGCCTCGTCGCGCTCAACATCGACGGCGTTCTGCTCAACGACACGTTCAGCCCCGTCATCGGCAACTTCATCACCAGCCGCGGGGGCGTGTACGACGCCTCGACCGAGCGGCGCATCCTCTCCCAGCCGCGCCGCGTCGCCGGTGGCGAGATGGCCCGCGCGGCCGGCCTCGACATCACGGGCGACGAGGCCCTGGAGCTCTACTTCGCCGAACGCGACCGGTACGTCGCCGAGCACCCCGTGCGGCCGAACCCCGGCGCCGCGGAACTCATCGAGCGGATACGCGGCCTGGGCCTCCAGGTCGTCTGCTACGGCGGCCTGAGCAAGCCCCACTTCGACACCCACCTGGGCTCCTGGGCCCACCTCTTCGACGGCCCCGGCTACGTCTGCACCGACTCCTTCCGCCCCGGCATCAAGGAGATCGCCGAGGACGTGTTCTCGCTGGGCCTCGACGAGGTGCTGTTCGTGGACGACGTCGCCCGGGTCGCCGAGGCGGCGAAGGGGCTCGGCGTGCCGTTCATCGGCCATCCCTGCAGCTTCCAGCGCACGTTCATGGAGGAGCTGTCGGTGCGGCACATCGTCGACTCGCTGGACGCGATCGACGAGGAGCTGCTGCGCACCCTCGACGCCGAGGCCGCGGCGGGCGCCAACTGGCCCGCGACGACGGCCAGCTGAACCGGACACCACCACAACCAGGGGGACGGCAAGACGATGAACGACACCACGACGCACGGCGGACACGGCGGACACGGCATGCTGGCCGGCAAGACGATCATGATCACCGGCGCTTCGAGCGGCATCGGCGCGGCCGCGGCACGCCTGTTCGCCGCGGAGGGGGCCGCGGTGGTCCTCACGGCACGCCGTGAGCCGCTGATCGAGAAGATCGCCGCGGAGATAGCGGAGTCCGGT
The window above is part of the Streptomyces venezuelae genome. Proteins encoded here:
- a CDS encoding AzlD domain-containing protein, giving the protein MNATLACVLALAAGTYVFRLAGPVLHGRVELPARFQEMLTVGATVLLVALLATGALTEGQGFAGWARPAGVLAGGVLAWRRAPFAVVVVGAAATTALLRLAGVR
- a CDS encoding AMP-dependent synthetase/ligase, coding for MQQTRKDPVKPSELPGTLALLAEWAAERHTGLPALRFRRDGEWAEMSYEELRDAARRMGRALLALGVRPGDRVGILAETRPEWTCTHFGVLAAGAVVVPVYPTAGDDEVAWVLSDSGAEVVICEDADRAAKVERLRDRLPALRHVLLMTDPPAELGSPDELLARASARSAADLATIIYTSGTTGPPKGCLLTHGNLLAVQAATVPLVDGGPGESTYLYLPLAHLLAQLIEFMTLVEGGTLTYFGGRIEDVVAELAEARPTHLPSVPRLFEKVRSVVLSLAEAEEGGRERFEEAVRIGVLAADGELPDELRDAHEAADKALYSLVRQALGGRVRWALTGGAPIAPDTVDFLRACGIAFYEGYGMTESAGVLTLNHPGAVRYGTVGRPVDGVELRIADDGEVLARGAMVFPGYHDNPGATRDVLDAEGWLHTGDLGALDADGYLTITGRKKDLIITSGGKNLTPSLTELAIQASRFVSRAVMVGDHRPYPVALVTLDAEEVAGWAERAGVTLTVPVSRDPRVRLLVQEAVDAANATASRPARIRDFTVLEGDFTVEDGLLTPSLKVRRKAVTERYAQVVEELYERGHAPR
- a CDS encoding AraC family transcriptional regulator; this encodes MARRTITVHHVRAVLRGAERHGVDTVPLLRGAQIPPLLLGDDRARVTAPQFARLFRELYRATQDEFLGLGSAVSRPGTFAMMCQAALGCRDLGAAVERGATFYGLFPGGPDLVLERRGDEAVFGVRSDLEQDYFLAECLVIIWHRLCSWLIGRRIPLRWAEFGHPPPPHKDEYELLFGCPVRFGAERTGAGFDPHWLDAPLVRDEDALDEMLRRAPFELLSRREYGTTVAEQVRRVLARALRSSPRLPSLGEIAARLAVSPATLRRRLAQESTSYQRLKDAVRRDAAIAGLVEGREPIAELAARLGFSEDTAFHRAFRRWTGTTPGAYRTETERPPGAPPYDSSSDAFPSGGGPSGGGGASDGGSEEAPRG
- a CDS encoding tetratricopeptide repeat protein, which gives rise to MPEETSQSRPARLEQALACFHEARGLTDPEESPGVYGIILHDIADTYRDAHDLKEAVEYFRQAVSYKQRADNPSDLATTMTALANTLVAMGERSEARDILEQLAAEVPKIGDTERRAAVLHNMALTYEELGRMGVEGAYADAVASCQAVLALIDGASDPGWYASVLKDMGDVYDAQDMLPQAHAAYEEAVRHTRRMESTSASLITVLIALGRTSRRLGKREGETTVSGDGAAVNGARFDAVRSQPRGASSEPPSDAPPPPDGPPPEGKASDEES
- a CDS encoding lipase family protein, producing the protein MHTRTSARAWAVVAALGLSAITPLTAAHAAAVPTGTPTTTETPAKAASPGDIVSSEPSSFHPLPGQPTDTRAWKIHYRSTTAKGEPNTVSGTVIVPQDGRKGPRPLITYAVGTVGVGDHCAPSAGFPKGTTVEANLIQQLTLRGWAVAVTDYEGLGTPGDHTYTVGRAEGQAVLDAARAAIRLPEAGLGKDTPVGIMGYSQGGQASSWAAELHGSYAPELDVKGTATGGVPGDLLKVAKFNDGLYGSGLIFMAAIGQNAAFPELKLDSYLNSKGRTLIGALRNSCVADGSVLGSFKTIASMTTKNPLDQPDWKQRLTESRVGSARPDAPVYQYHALGDELIPYAVGKQVRKEWCGRGANVEWHTVPVGEHVSGVITQSPLAAQWLADRFAGKEARGNC
- a CDS encoding molybdopterin-dependent oxidoreductase, with the translated sequence MTARTTPRPPSDAPSPASAPAPTATPPLTPPPEDPSHGDPAPGPDFITPVDNVFVRSHLGGFPDIDAAAWTLTVEGLVERPLRLDLATLRAIPADQLTAVHECFGSPLRPETPTRAVTNIEWTGLPLAALLDRAGPLPTARHVLFEGADTGSFHGEDGLSYVKDLPLETARRDVFLAHGMNGEPLRVRHGYPLRAVVPRMFGTNSVKWLTRIVLTDERPEHMFTTTFYTRTLPGHDTPQPVRALDVNSKILSPDAEAELPYTGWAFRGRAWSTTEVVRLDLSFDGGPWEPATLDVPGGDPAWQGFSLRRALAPGRHTVRSRATDAAGRVQPPPGARNSVHEVRFTVGARTSRRPQRNTARR
- a CDS encoding aminoglycoside phosphotransferase family protein, translating into MKSPEITEPLLRTLLKEQHPDLADLEIRRAARGWDNELWRLGDDLALRMPRTERAPGLLRKEYRWLPAMAPGLPLPVPTPLRLGVPSTRFPEPWTVAAWVPGTPADRTPVSRSAQAAEALGDFLRTLHEPAPPGAPPHQGRGGPLRPLADDFPGRLADLSPEDTGIGTDDAHTLRALWDDAVAAPAWQGPPTWLHCDLHPANVVVADGALTGVLDFGELCAGDPATDLGAAWLLLPQGAAPRFFEAYGRADPAMIRRAKGWAAIQSLALIDVGRNGERGLPGGKVTWGHAGRATIQRLVGR
- a CDS encoding ScbA/BarX family gamma-butyrolactone biosynthesis protein; its protein translation is MTLVSYAQTTPATQLRDVPQEYVHKLVSAEVLLTGWAPAGEDRVTVTARWPRGHAFYEPVTGRHDPMLLAETLRQSIPLISHALYDVPLGHHLIWQHFTFEVAPDAMVLDSGPMDVELRITCGDITRRGGRLAALTMDIEILRDGRHLGTAHTRFSSNAPAIYRRLRGDRGTAPGATSPTPLTPPIPPAPAGRNHADDVVLSPTSQPHQWQLRVDQTHPILFDHPVDHAPGMLLLEAARQAAHAVQDPLGRPAFPIRFESAFFRYVEFDAPCLITAHVEPAAYPKGHQSISVTALQEDNEAFSCRVTLAHPAP
- a CDS encoding ScbR family autoregulator-binding transcription factor, which gives rise to MPEPKQERAQKTREEILRAAAEVFDERGYSGASMREIMNRAGVTLGAVYFHFPNKEALALAVMRAQPASIVPALKSQGLQRLVDITFVWAHKLQTDPTLRAGVRLTSEQTGFGLDDATPYREWARIMEECLTDGRTAGDVRPDVDVRTLAEFIVSACTGLQAYSLLATGREDLPERTRAMWRLLMPAIATASAADSIDVSESREAAVNA
- a CDS encoding HAD family hydrolase, translated to MHQHFDRLRLVALNIDGVLLNDTFSPVIGNFITSRGGVYDASTERRILSQPRRVAGGEMARAAGLDITGDEALELYFAERDRYVAEHPVRPNPGAAELIERIRGLGLQVVCYGGLSKPHFDTHLGSWAHLFDGPGYVCTDSFRPGIKEIAEDVFSLGLDEVLFVDDVARVAEAAKGLGVPFIGHPCSFQRTFMEELSVRHIVDSLDAIDEELLRTLDAEAAAGANWPATTAS